Proteins encoded in a region of the Loxodonta africana isolate mLoxAfr1 chromosome 22, mLoxAfr1.hap2, whole genome shotgun sequence genome:
- the ARL8B gene encoding LOW QUALITY PROTEIN: ADP-ribosylation factor-like protein 8B (The sequence of the model RefSeq protein was modified relative to this genomic sequence to represent the inferred CDS: deleted 1 base in 1 codon), with the protein MTRSASWLRPLPPARVRPSRAGAPRSRWGVRAVALSCGSRRSRRRRPPATRPFSLPAAIMLALISRLLDWFRSLFWKEEMELTLVGLQYSGKTTFVNVIASGQFSEDMIPTVGFNMRKVTKGNVTIKIWDIGGQPRFRSMWERYCRGVNAIVYMIDAADREKIEASRNELHNLLDKPQLQGIPVLVLGNKRDLPNALDEKQLIEKMNLSAIQDREICCYSISCKEKDNIDITLQWLIQHSKSRRS; encoded by the exons ATGACTCGCTCGGCTTCCTGGCTCCGGCCGCTGCCGCCCGCCCGTGTCCGCCCGAGTCGTGCCGGGGCCCCGAGGAGCCGTTGGGGGGTCCGGGCCGTGGCCCTCTCGTGTGGAAGCCgccgcagccgccgccgccgcccacCTGCC ACCCGTCCGTTTTCCCTCCCGGCCGCCATCATGCTGGCGCTCATCTCCCGCCTGCTGGACTGGTTCCGCTCGCTCTTCTGGAAGGAGGAGATGGAGCTGACGCTCGTGGGGCTGCAGTACTCGGGGAAGACCACCTTCGTCAATGTCATCGCG tcaGGTCAGTTCAGTGAAGATATGATACCCACAGTGGGCTTCAACATGAGGAAAGTAACTAAAGGTAACGTCACAATAAAG ATCTGGGACATAGGCGGGCAACCTCGATTCCGGAGCATGTGGGAACGGTACTGCAGGGGAGTCAACGCCATTGT ttacatgATAGATGCTGCAGATCGTGAAAAGATAGAAGCCTCTCGAAATGAGCTACATAATCTTCTAGATAAACCACAGTTACAAGGAATTCCA gtgCTAGTACTTGGAAACAAAAGAGATCTTCCTAATGCCTTGGATGAGAAACAGCTAATTGAAAAAAT GAATCTGTCTGCTATTCAGGATAGAGAAATTTGCTGCTATTCAATTTCTTGCAAAGAAAAGGATAATATAG ATATCACACTTCAGTGGCTTATTCAACATTCAAAATCTAGAAGAAGCTGA